A window of Elusimicrobiaceae bacterium contains these coding sequences:
- a CDS encoding MBL fold metallo-hydrolase — translation MEIDVLELGPMANCTYLISQDQEALLIDPAWDMTAIEQVLKDKKLHLQAVLFTHGHFDHVKDCQSLLRAHNLRAYIEENDVLLSGLPEELLQPFCGEQQLKLGPFSVHIIPTPGHTAGGVCIQIGDTIFTGDTLFPGACGRVDLPSSDARQMRKSLLLLSKLPEDTRIFAGHSYGGKCSSYIGAERLHNPFMRSAIKDEKVIS, via the coding sequence ATGGAAATTGACGTCTTAGAACTGGGCCCTATGGCCAATTGCACTTATTTAATCAGCCAAGACCAAGAGGCATTGCTTATTGATCCGGCTTGGGATATGACTGCTATTGAGCAGGTGTTGAAGGATAAAAAATTACATCTGCAAGCAGTTCTTTTTACGCATGGGCATTTCGATCATGTAAAAGACTGTCAATCGCTTTTGCGTGCTCACAATTTGCGGGCTTATATAGAAGAAAACGATGTGCTGCTAAGTGGACTACCGGAAGAGTTATTGCAACCTTTCTGTGGAGAGCAACAGTTAAAGCTCGGCCCATTTTCTGTACATATTATCCCCACACCGGGCCATACTGCCGGCGGAGTATGCATACAAATAGGGGACACTATCTTCACGGGAGACACCCTCTTTCCGGGAGCGTGCGGACGAGTGGATTTGCCCTCTTCCGATGCGCGGCAAATGCGCAAAAGTTTGCTTTTGCTGTCTAAACTACCGGAAGATACCCGTATTTTTGCAGGCCATAGCTACGGCGGAAAATGTTCCTCTTATATAGGAGCCGAACGTTTGCA
- a CDS encoding septum formation initiator family protein, with the protein MNELKDLVIRNRKLLLWTGIATAAVVWFLGSSVRDIVHNKLEYKRLQKYSARLDKEYEVLQAKLELLEKQDPAYMEYLARVQYNMSLPGETEYRFKNK; encoded by the coding sequence ATGAACGAACTTAAAGATTTGGTAATCCGCAACCGTAAATTGCTACTCTGGACCGGAATAGCAACGGCGGCTGTTGTTTGGTTTTTAGGCAGTAGCGTACGAGACATCGTGCACAACAAACTGGAATACAAACGTTTGCAAAAATACAGTGCCCGTTTAGACAAAGAATATGAAGTATTACAGGCCAAGCTGGAATTATTGGAAAAACAAGATCCGGCTTATATGGAGTACTTGGCCCGTGTGCAATATAATATGTCTTTACCGGGTGAAACGGAATATCGTTTTAAGAATAAATAA
- the eno gene encoding phosphopyruvate hydratase: MASIKKIIAYEVLDSRGFPTVAVDVLLSDASRATAMVPSGASTGSHEALELRDGNKRYLGKGVLQAVANVKKIAKKITGLEADDIRLIDDTMLALDGTENKNNLGANAMLAVSMAVLRAGAQSAKKPLYEHIRTCYGIKSKTYLLPTPMLNIINGGKHADSGLDVQEFMIVPAHAQTFSQALQAASETYHTLKAILKKDGQVIAVGDEGGFAPKMARHEDVLKTLVKACQQAGHARMSLAMDCAASEFYQKGHYYFEKKNYTATQLTKLYAGWCQKYPLISIEDPLQEDDWAGWQQITQTLGSKIRLVGDDLFVTNPSRLQMGIEQKAANAILIKLNQIGTVSETIDVIAMAQRAGYSCIISHRSGETEDTFIADLAVATNAGAIKTGAPCRSERTAKYNRLLQIEQELGKKAVYARQKAFQL, translated from the coding sequence ATGGCTAGCATTAAAAAGATAATTGCTTATGAAGTGCTTGATTCACGCGGTTTTCCAACCGTGGCGGTGGATGTATTATTATCGGACGCAAGCCGCGCTACTGCGATGGTGCCCAGCGGTGCCAGCACCGGTTCCCACGAAGCCTTAGAATTGCGTGACGGTAATAAACGCTATTTGGGAAAAGGTGTTTTGCAGGCCGTTGCTAACGTCAAAAAAATTGCCAAAAAAATTACTGGTTTAGAAGCGGATGATATCAGACTTATAGATGATACCATGTTAGCTTTAGACGGCACAGAAAATAAAAACAACTTGGGTGCCAATGCGATGTTGGCAGTATCTATGGCCGTCTTACGCGCCGGTGCGCAAAGTGCTAAAAAACCTTTGTACGAACATATCCGGACTTGTTACGGCATCAAATCCAAGACGTATTTATTGCCTACGCCCATGTTAAACATTATTAACGGTGGCAAACACGCCGATTCCGGATTAGACGTCCAAGAATTTATGATTGTGCCGGCGCACGCACAAACTTTTTCCCAAGCGTTACAAGCCGCCAGTGAAACCTATCACACACTCAAAGCGATTTTGAAAAAAGACGGACAAGTAATTGCGGTAGGAGACGAGGGCGGTTTTGCTCCCAAAATGGCTAGACATGAGGACGTATTAAAAACGCTGGTGAAAGCGTGCCAACAAGCCGGTCACGCTCGCATGTCTTTGGCCATGGATTGTGCAGCCAGCGAATTTTATCAAAAAGGTCATTACTATTTTGAAAAGAAAAATTATACCGCTACGCAACTAACTAAGTTGTATGCCGGCTGGTGCCAAAAATATCCGCTGATTTCTATCGAAGATCCCTTGCAAGAGGACGATTGGGCCGGTTGGCAACAAATTACGCAGACCCTCGGCTCCAAAATCCGACTGGTCGGAGATGATTTATTTGTAACCAATCCTTCTCGCTTGCAAATGGGAATTGAACAAAAAGCGGCCAACGCTATTTTGATTAAATTAAATCAAATCGGCACCGTATCGGAAACGATAGACGTCATTGCCATGGCACAACGGGCGGGATATAGTTGTATCATCTCGCATCGTTCCGGCGAAACAGAAGATACGTTTATCGCAGATTTGGCCGTAGCCACCAATGCCGGTGCCATTAAAACAGGAGCACCTTGCCGATCCGAAAGAACTGCCAAATATAATCGCCTATTACAAATCGAACAGGAATTGGGTAAAAAAGCAGTTTATGCACGGCAAAAAGCCTTTCAATTATGA